TCCGCAGCCGCCCGGCTGAGCAAGATTCGGAACGCGGATGATGCGGCCTCCGCCGTCGAGCAGTAGTTTGCCGTCCGCCGTGACGACACGGATGGTCTTCGGTACCAGAGCGCAATCGATAGAGCCGTTGTCGCGTAGCCACGCGTCCCGGCCCGGTGCATTTGGCGCACTGCCCTCATCAACAGTGCCGTCGCCGCTGACCCATGAGGGCCGCGCCTCGGACGCAGGCAGTTCAAGGGAGCTCGGATCGATAGGTTCGTCCACCTGGGCAAGCGTTGCCGGGACCAGTCGGGGGCCCCGACTATCGCTCTCAGACACGGCCGCGACCGCGACGGCACCGACGGTCAGGGCGCACGTAGCCACAAGAGCAGCAACGGAACGTATTCCCGCTCGTCGAGTCATCAGGTCCCCCCTCGCGCTGATCGAAGCCCTGTCACAGGTTCAGCATGGGCCTGTTCCAGCCCTCTTGCCCGGCCGACCGTGAGTACAGCGGAACGCGTGGTACCGGCTTCGTTGAAGCTCAACGGGAGACCTCACCCGTGTTCCTCGTCGCCGGCCGGAGCGATGGTCGGTTTCGGTCGCGTGGTCAGGAGGATCACAACGGTCCAGCAACCCAGGCCGAGGGTGACGGCCGCGACCGAGCCGAGGGCGAAGTCGAGCGCCGTGACCCGCAACGCGAGCGCACCGGCGGCGACCGATGCCAGCACCATCGCGGCGACAGTCCTGAGGGCGGAGGCATCGAGTCCACATCGGGCATCGACCCAGAGCACCAGCCCGATCGTTCCGGCCAGCACCGTGGACGCGGCCCCGAACAACTCGAGGATCACGTCGACGCCTCAGCCGCACGGGGGTTCCGCTCAAGGCCGTCTTCGTCTCTCACAACGCCTCCATGGTGGGTCCGTCCGGGCTCTCCCTTGGAGTGACTACTCCGGTGGGACCCGTCCGCATCCCAGCCTCGGGAGACGCGTCCTCGAGGCAGGCATCTCGGAGGGTCAATCGGGCGGTGACGGCCATTCACCGTTCTGAGAAGAGGAGGCGGTCGGGGGCGGTCAGTGGTGCACCGGCCGCCCACACGACCACCGCCGAGTCGGAGTCGCCGCCGGCGGCGGCGATGAGGTAGCCGGGCCGCGGCGGGTCGGTGACGACGGTAGGTCTCCCCCACGCCCCGTCCGTTGCGGCGGCCACGCTGACCGCGAGGCCCTCCGGGACGGCGGAGCCGATGGCCAGGAGACCTCCGTCACCTGCACCAGCGACGAGGAGCACTGGTGGCGGGCCGGCGTAGGTGGAGGGTGGCGGCCCCCCGCCGGTGTTTGCGGTCGAGACGGCTGGCGCGGCGACGCGTACCGGCCGCTCTCCTGTCGCGATCGGGTCGGCGGCCCGCACCTCGACCTTCCCGTCTGCGGGTGCGCCAACCCAGCGGACCCAGGTGAGCATCGGCACGCCGCGGCCGGCGAGGGCCAGGGAACCGGCACTGGCGGCGGGGACGCGGTCGTGGATGCGGGGACGCGTCCACACCCCCGATGGGGGGAGGGTGGCGGTCTCGATCGTCGCCCGCCGGTCGCGTTCGGTCGTCCACCCGGCGACCAACGTGCCGTCCGCCGCGAACATCGCGACCGGTGAGCGGGCCCCCTCGGTCCCGACGAGGGCGAGTGGGGCGTCCCACTCCCCCGTGCTGGTGGCCACCATCGACACGAGGGAGCGGACCCGCCCCGGGATTTTGGCGAGGGCCACAACCCCGACGCGGCCGTCATCAGCGACGGCGACGGCGGGGGCGTCGATGCCGAGGCCCTCGGTGGTGATGCGACGGGGGGGTGTCCACGGCCCGCCCGGCGGGTGGCGCACCGTCCACAGCCCGGGACCATTGAGGCCACGTCCGATCACCGTCGCCGTACCGTCATCAGCGACGACGACGCGGCCCCAGGGGCTGGCCGCGACCCGTGAGATGGCCTGTTCGGCCTGCCATTCGCCACCGGCCGGCCGGGTGCTCGACATGAGGATCGCGCGTCGCCCACCCGTCAACAGCCAGAGGGCGGCGAGGTCGCCACGTTGGTTGGTCGCGAGCCCCGTCGGTTGGATCGGGAACGCGGATGAGGCGACGAGGGTCTGCGCCTCTGACCAGTCCCCGCCGGCGGGACGGGAGATTTGACGGAGAGCCCAGGCGCCGTCGATGCGTTGGGTGAAGAGCACGTGGATCCCGCCGCCCGCCTCCACGGCGACCTGGGCCGACCCGACCGCCGACCCCGGGACCGGGATGTCCACGGCGGGACTCCACGAACGGTCCGACGGCGTCGCGGAGGGCCCCCGCACAGCCAGGAGGACGGCCGCCGCGGCGAGGGCGATGCAGATCACTGCGATGGAGATCACCCGGTTGCGGGTCACGGCTCACCACCCCCGGGGGCGACGGAGGCGACCACTTCGAATCCGTCGCGCGTACGCACCTGGCGCAGGCCGACGAGGACGCTCGTTCCGTCGTCGCCGACCGCCAGCCGACTCGGGCTCGCGCCGCCGAGTCGAACGGTGGTCTCTCCGCCGACCGTTCCGTCCGGTGCGATGAGACGGACCCTCGCGTTGCGTGCGCTACTTGAGACGACCAGTCCGCCGGCGGCGTCGGGAACGATCGCGAGGCTGAGCGGTGACCCTCCGATCTCCCGCGGCGCCCCCCAGGATCCGTTGCCCCATCGCACGAGGCGGGGTGTTAGCGGCGTCGACGAGTACCCGCCGGGGAACGGCTCGACGCGGTAGTAGACGCCGACGAGCGCCGGGACGCCACGTCCATCGACGCCGACGGCCGGCGGGTCGTTCACCTGTGCCTCTGTGGAGGGTGGAGCCAGAGCCCTCGTGGCGGGCGACCAGGCACCCGAGGGGTCACGGACGGTCGCAACGAACGCCCCGTCAACCCACCCCACGACCGCGGTGCCGTCACGGGCGATCGCGGAGGCCGCGAGGCGCTTACCGATACCTGCAGCCCCCAGTTGGTGGGGAGCCGACCAGGACCCCGACGCACCACCCACCGACACCCACGCCCGCCACTGGGGACCTGTGCGTGGATCGATGACACGGGCCTGCCACGTCACGATCGTCGCGCCTGAACGCCGATCGCCTTCGAGGCGCAGATCAACCGCGCTTCCGGGTGTCGCCCCGATCTTCTCCCGCGCCCAGTCTCCGCCGGGGGATCGTCGCGCCGACCACGCGGCACCGTCGACCGCGAAGACCGCCGTCGCGACCCCCGAGCGGGACACCTCCAGTTGCGGCCGGTAGACGGCGCGGAGGGCCTGGGTCGGTTCACTGACCTCCTCGACCTCCCCCCACCCTGCCCCAGGCGTCGTGGTGCGGCTGGCGATCCGCCACCGCGTCCCCACCCGCCCCTCGAGGGTGCCGGCCGCCGAACCGTCAGGGAGCGTGAAGTCACGGGACACCTCACGCCCGAGAAGCTGCTCGCGCCAGATGACTGTGAACCGGCCGCTCCCATCGACGCCGATCCGCGGGTACGCGGCGCGGCGGGCAGGGTCCGAGAGCCGGACCGCCGTCGACCAGGCACCACCCGCGGGACGGGTGGAGACGACGACCCGGCCGCCCCGCGTCCAGACGACCGCGGTACGCCCCGCCCCGTCGACGGCCGCATCCAGGGAGGTGTCGTACCCCGGAAGGTCCCCCACCACCTCGGCGGGATCGAACGCGAGCGACGCACGGGCGCCGGGGGCCTCCGTACCGCCGCGACCGACGAGCGCGACGGCGAGGGCCGCCCCTGAACCCGCGAGGACGGCACCAACCAGGATCAACCGAACACGCCGCGACCGCAGCCCACGGTTCACCCAACCCGAGGGGGTGAGCGCCCTCGCCGCCGGACCCGAGAGGCCCGCCGCGCGGAGGATCCGGTCCTCGAGGGCGTCAGGAGGGACCGGCCAGTCGGGTCGCGCCCCACGGATCTGGGATTCCAGGTCAGGCACGCGAGGACTCCCCGAGCGCCGCGCGGATCTCCACCAGGGCCCGGGCGATGCGGGAGTTGACCGTCCCGACGGGGACCTCGAGCGTGGCGGCGATCTCACTCGGGGTCAGGTCCAGCCAGAAACGAAGGACGACCACCACCCGCCGGTCCTCCGACAGCTCCGCGATCGCGCGCCGCAGATCCGCCGCGTCGCCGTGGCGGCCGACCCACTCCACCGGTACATCAGGCACCTCGCCGAGATCCACCAGCCGCTGCTCCGAGCGCAACACGTCGAGACTGCGACGCGTCGCGATGCGCGCGACCCAACCGGGGAACGCGGCAGGCTCATCGAGATCGCCGAGGCGGGCGAGCGCCCTCACCATCGTGTCCTGAGCGATGTCATCAGCGAGAGCACGGCGGCCGGTGACCGCGAACCCCCGACTCCACGCCAACCGCCAATGCCGACGCACGAGCTCCGAGGCGGCGTCCTTCGATCCCGCGCGGGCACGCGCCACGAGATCTGCCACCGGTGTCTGGGACACGTCCACACCCTCTAGGACGCCCCGGACACCCGCAGCGGTCCCGGAACTCGGGACTAGTCTCTTTTCCCATCCCGCTACGGCGTTCGTCCCCCGCCGTGTGGCCGGCGGGGCGGTCCCCATGGCGCGTGCGTGTGCGGTCCGGGATGCGAAGACACCCCTGGGTCGTTGGATGGGGGACGACATGCCGACGCCACGTGAAGCAGAACTCATCCGGGAGGCCCTCTCGGGATCCACCGACGCGATCGGGGAGCTGTTCTCGTCCCACTGGACCGGCGCATGGCGGGCCGCGATGGGGATCACGGGGTCCCGGGCGCTCGCGGACGACGTCGCCCAGGATGCGTTCGAGCGTGCGATCCGTGCACTCGGCCGGTTCGACGGGCGCCGGCCGTTCGCGGCGTGGCTCCACACGATCGTGGTGAACCGCTGCCACGACGTGATGCGCCGGGAACGCCGGATCACAGGCATCGGCGACGACATCGCCGATCCCTCTGCCGATGACCCGGAGTCGGATCCGCTGCTCCGCGGGCAGGTGCGTGCCGCCCTCGCGGAGCTCTCCCTCGACAGACGCACCGTGATCGTCCTGCACTACTGGCTCGGCCACCCAGCCGCCGACATCGCCGCGATCCTCGGGGTCCCCATCGGGACCGTCCATTCACGGATGTCGCGGGGACTCGCCGAGCTCCGCCAAAGCCTCGAGGTGGAAGATGCCGAGAGACCTCGATGACCTGATCCGCGCCGCCGGCGCGGACCTCGAACCCGACCCCGACGTGACGGGCCGGGCGCGGGCGCGGGTGCTCGCAACCCGCCCCCGCCCATCCCGGCGCCTGCGGCGGATGCTCCAGTCGCGCCGCGGGCGCACAGGGATGCTCGCGTTCGGGCTCCTCCTCGCCGGGGGTGGGGCGACGGCCACGGTCGGTGTCCTCACCGACCGGGGCGGTGACGGCCCCCCGTGGCGACCCCTCCCCCAGAACTGCTTCGCCCTCGACGGCGACACCTTCGCCCCCCCACCCCTGCGGAACGCGGTGGCCGTCGGTACGGGGGGACGACCGACGGTCGTATGGGTCGCCGGCGACGGCACGATCGCGAGCGCCGACGGGCAGGACGACGGTCGGTGGGGGGCGCCCCAGGCCCTGGGTGACTTCGGCGCGGACGCTCCGGGCGACGCCGTCGCGCTCGTGGGGAACACCCGTGGCGACATGGCGGTCGCGTGGGCCGCCGACCACGCGATCCACGTCACGGTCCGCCCGGCAGGGGGATCCTGGAGCACCCCACGCCGGCTCTCCGACGACGGCCGCTGGGTGATGAACGTGGAGAAGCCGCCGCTCGCCGTCGGACCGGCGGGCGAGGTCGCCGTCAGCTGGTCGGACGTCGCCCGGGAGGACGTGACGGCCGCCGGCGAGGGCTACGGCATCAGCGGCCCCGTGGCAATCCGGGTGGCGACCGGCCGCGTCGACGACTCGTGGGGTGCCCCTCGAGTCCTCGAGGGGTTCGGGGACCCGTTCGTCAGCGGCCCGCCCGCCATCGCGTTCGATGCCGAGGGTGTCCCGATCGTCGTCGCCCCCGGCGGCGTCCCGGGGGTCACCGTCGCCGAACTGGACCCACAGGACGGTGCCCTCGTTGACGGGACCAAGCGCCGCCTCACCCTGCCCCCCCTTTCCCGCGCACTCGCGCGCGGGGCGAGCTTCTCGGGGCCCGTGGCCACTACCGGCGCCGACGGCACCGTTGTCGTCGGCTGGTCGAGCAACGGCATCGTCACCGCCGCTATCCGTTCGCCCCGGGGCGTGTGGGGCCAGCCGGCGCGTGTCTCGCGTCCGGGGGCGGAGGCCAACGACGTCCGGTTCGCGGTCGGCGCCGATGGCCGTGTCGCGGCGGTCTGGAGTGCCGTCGCCCGCGACCCGGCTCCTGGCAGACCCGGACGCCGCTCCCGCACCGTCTCGGCCGCGGTGCGCGACGCCGGTGAGCGGTGGGAGGCCCCCACCCTGCTCTCGGAGGAGGGGGACGTGGTCAGCGCCCCCGACGTCGCGGTCGCCACCGACGGCCGCGTGAGCGTCGCGTGGGCGCTCGGCACCAACGGCATCTCGGGGCGGGACTCCCGGGTCCTGGCTGCCGACCGCCCCGCCACGGGGGCCGGGTGGAACGCATCCGTGCAGGTGTCCGAGAACGGCCTGGGGCCGCTGTTCCCGACGGTGGCGGAGCTGGCGAGGGGCCAGCGCCTCATCGTGTGGAGCCGATGCGACGGACACCGCCAGGGAACCCTCCGCGCCGCCACCGGCGACGACGCGTCGACTTGGTCGGCACCTGCGGGCGTCTCGGGCAGCGGGTAGGGCCGTCAACCGCCGGAGCCGATGGAACGGCCCCGGTCGGCAGGTAGTGCCGTCCTACGGGGTCCGTCGTGCCGCTGAGCGCCTTCGATCAGTTGGTGACCGCGTTGAGGACGAGGATGGGGGCCACCACCGAGGCGGTGACCGCGATCGTCGTATATAGGCCTCGACCCTTGTCCTCACCTCGGTTCAGGTAGACGCCCACCACGACGAAGGCGAGCGACAAGAGCGGCACCGTGAGAAGCCCCCAGAAAAGCTGGTCCTGCTCGCGGCCGTCATCGCAGTAGGCGCGATCATCGTTGGTGTCGGTGACGCAGCCGAAACCGGACAAGGCGAACAGGAGGAACGCGGACAAGGCGGCACACCCCGCCACCGTCACGGCGGACTCCATCACGACCACTCGGCGTGGGTCTGTCCCACGCACGCACAACGCCGCCCCCGCGCCGTAGACACCCGCGAACGCCGCCCAGGAGGCGAGGGCGACCAGGGTGGGAGACACGCCCATTGGTCAGATCCTGGACATCGAGGGCGCTGCCGGCACCACCCATTCGAATGGATTCAGGGTCCGCTCAGCTCACGCGCACCGTGGCCTGCTGGCGGAGGCCCGAGCGCCCACCGGGCTCCCGGCCGGTCGCGCGAATCACATAGGTCCCCGGGCGTGCCGGCAGCGGCACCCGGATGACGGACCGGCCCGCAGGGAGGGTGCGGACGACGGCCGGTCGAGCTGGCGTGCCCAGCACACTCAGCGCGACGCGTGTGCGGCGCCACAGCTGGAACCTCACGCCGACCGTGGTCCCCGCCCGCACCCGGCCCGGCGACGAGAGGCCCAGGGGGCCGAGATCGTCGACGCCGACGAGGGCAGGCTTCGTTCCTCGGGCCGGGGCAGCGACCGCGAGGAGCGCGGACCGCTCACCAGCGGCGAACCCGCGGCTGTCGCCGACGAGGATCGGGGTGCGGCGGACCCGCCCACCAGGGCGGTCCGCGAAGGCGATGAGGCCGGAGGACGAAGCGGCGTTCTCACCTGGGAAGATGCCCGCCACCCACGACCCGTCGGCGGCGAAACGAGGCTCCGCGGCACCCGCAGCGGGGAGGAGGGTCAGCGTCTCAAGAGTGTCGGAGGGCGGCCCGGACAGGGGCGGGACGGTCCGGAACAGCAGGGGCTCCGGGCCCACGTCGCTGTCGCCCTCCGCGCCGGGCCACGCGACGGCGATCGAGCCCCCGCCACTCACCGACGCGGCCGGCGGCCGGACGCCCTCGCCGAGGTCCGTAGGCGGGTCCCATGTCGGCGCCCCCGGCAGCCGCCGGGCGACGAACGCGTGCCGTGTCGTGCCGCCCGGCGGGATCCCCGTCCAGCCGGCGACCAGGAGACCGTTCGCCGCAGCCGTCGCGGAGACGCGGACACCGAGAGGCACCGACGTCGGCACCCCCACCCGGGCCACTTCGACCGGCCCCTCCCAAGCGTCATGGATGCCCCCGCGACTCACGGCGCGGACGTGCCCGTCGGGTGTGGCGCTGACCGCGAGGGCGGCGCCACCCGACGCCAAGGCAACGGCCCCGGGAGCGCCGCCCGGGGCATCCGGGGCCTGGAGCCAGGTGCTCGCCGTGCGCCGTGCACCGCGCAGGACCAGTCCGCCGGTACCGGGACCCGGGACCCCGTCCTCCACCCACAGGACATCGAGAAGACGGCCCCGGCTACCGGGGGTCAGGGCAAGGCGGATCGACGAGACCTCCGCGCCGGCGGCGGCCGGGGGCGAGAGGTCGCGCCACCGACCCGTCCAACCGCGCCGCACCTTCACCACCAGGCCGCTCGGCGCGGGGTACGCGACGAACGCGTCGCCGTTGGCGCCGAGGGCCGCCTCGACACCACTCCACGAACCGGACGATGAGACGGCGACAGGGGCGGCGAGAACGCCGCGGGCGCCGCGTCGCTGCCGCACCTGGAGCACGACGGGCTCCGTCGCGGACCTCCGTCGCGCGAGGACGACGAGGGCGTCCCCGGCATCCGTCACGGCGACGTCGGAGACCGCCGCCACCTCGGGGTCACCACCCGACAGTGTCAGCACCGGACCCGTCGCGAGCGGCGCGCCCACCCCCGAGCCCGCCACGGCGAGCGCGGTCAACGCTACGAGCCCCACCCCCGCCCCGCGCGCTCCCATGGCACCCATGAGGCCTCCCTCGTCTATCCCTTCTCGAACGGTATCCCGAAGGGGGGATCGCGGTAGAGCAGAGAGGTCACGGCTGCGAACCTTCATAGATGGATGGTCGCGACCTCTCGCCTGACATGGGACGCGTAAGCCGCGCAGCTTCTGCCCGCTGCCGCGGCAGCGGCAATCCCACTACCGTCGCCACCAGGCCGCCCGCGCCTCGGCGCCTCGTGCACCACAAGTGCCGATGCCTCAGCGACCGGGTGGGGCGCTGCGACCGACCGATCGGCGACCCGTTCGGCCGGACGTGGCGAACCTCGCGCGATCGCGAGGGACGCAGATGCGTATGCGCGCCCGCTCGCCGGCGAATGAGCCGCAAGGTTTCGACCCCTCCGTGACACCTTCTCTTCGATGACCGTTCACGCGCCCCTCGATGTTCCCCCGGCGGCAGCCACCGTCGAGGAGTTGGCGGAGAGGGCGGGGGGCATCGCAATGTCGATCGCCATGGCCACTCTTCGCGACCCCGAGAAGGCCGCGGATGTGGCGCAGGATGTGGTCGTCGACGTGTTGCGTGGCCTCCCTCGACTGAAGGATCGACGGGCCTTCGACGCCTGGGTGCGCCGGATCGCGGTTCGACACCTCAGCCGAGCCCTTCGCCGGAGAACCGTCCGGCGAGCCCGGGAGGCCGAACTCACCGAAGAAGTGGCGACGACCGGCGCCGACCACGAGGCAGTCCTCCTGAGGCTGAGCGTCGCCCGCGCGCTGGCAAAGCTCCCGCCGCGCCAGCAGCTCGCCGTGATCCTCCGCTACCTCCACGACCTCAGCGATGCCGACGTCGCGACGGCCCTCGGCTGTCGAACCGGCACCGCCGCGTCGTTGCTGTCGAGAGCGCGATCAACCCTCCGTGAAGACGCCGAACTCCGGCGACTCATGGGACCAGACTGGAAGGATTGGACATGAAGGCGCTCGAGGAGGCGATCCGCGAGACGCTCGATCCGATGCGTGATCTGCACCTTGACGATCGGCGCCTGCGAGATGCCCATCAGCGCGCCCGAGCGCAGGGAGCCAGCCAGCCTGGATGGCACCGAGCGGTCGGGGTTGCTGCAGCGGCGGGCGGCGCCGTCGCGCTGGCCGTCGTCCTCACGCTCTTGATAATCGCGACCCCTTCGGAACCGACCGGGCCGGCGGAACAGGGGGCGTCTGTCGCCCCCGCGATCCCGGCGTATCCCGACACCAGCGCAGGGCGACGAGGTGTGACCGAGCTCCTGGCGCGCGCGGCGGGCCCAAACCCCGAGCGCCGAGTCCGGCCCGCAAGCATCGCGGCGGTGTACTCCCACGACACGCGGCACGGCCGATACACCGTCTGGACCGCACGCGTCCGAGACCCGCGTATTGGGGCGGTGGTCTTCTCCTCACCGCGCCTGGGCTCTTGGCCGGTCCTCCGCCGCGACCTCGCCACAACCCCCGGCGATGGGCTACGAGTCGCCCTTCAAGTCCGTTCACCAGCCGCGCGGGCGAGCGAGATCTATGGCTCGGTCGCGCCGACGGTAACCCGCGTCGTGGCCGTGCTCCGCAACGGTGACCGGACCGAAGCCCTCACCGGCGGCGGCTGGTTCATCCTCAGCGTCGACACCGGACACCCCGCGCCGACCCGCCTCCTCGCGTTCGACGCCTCCGGCTCCCGCGTCGGGGAGATCATCCCGCTCCGCTGATCGAGCACGGCAAGGATTCGGCTTTGCGGATGGATGGATCTTGGTGCCGGGACCTCGTGCGGAAGGGGTCCCAGGGCGCACCATCCCGAGAAACAGCCGGATCGAGGATCTGGCAGGGCTCGAGGGTGGAGGGGCAGGTGACCGCCTCCAGGAGAACCACCAGCCCCTCCTGATTTGCCTCAGCAATCAGCTACCCGGCCTCAGCAGGCGTCCAGTCCGGTGCCGCGGCGAAGCCGGTGGGCAGGATCCCGCTCGGGAGCCGGGGGGCAGTGCGAGTGACGACGATGGTCAGAAGTTGGCCCCGGATGGATCGGCGTAGCTAGGTTCGCGGGGGTGTGGCACCGCCGAAGCGGGAGGGTGGCGAAGTGAGTGGCGATGACTGGTTCCGGACGTCCCGGTGGGATGCGTCCGAACGTGAACTCTTCGCGGCGCGGCTGGCGCGGGCGCGTCCCGAGAGCCGCGCCCAGTACATCCGCCTGAAGGCCGAGGCGCTTCTTGAGGGGAGCGACGACGAAGTGCGGGCCGAGGGGGCCCGCCTCATGCGCCTCGTCGTTTCCGACCACCCTGACGATCGCCTGGAGGTGACCGCAGCCCACACCGCCCTCGGCCGCTACCACGAGGAGATCGGACACGCTGCCGAGGCGGCGGCCGCCTACCGCGCCGCCCTCCGGGAGGAGGGTGAGAACATCACATCAGGCTCTGACGTGCTCCTCGCCGAGCTGATCCTCCGTGAAGCCATGGCCGGCCACTACGCGGAAGCGAAGACCCTCCTCGACCTGGTCCTCGCAAGAGATCCGATCTTCCGCACGGAGCAGTTCCGGTACGCCGTCGCGCGGGCTCGACTCGCCGACCGGTGCGGCCGCCCCGACGAAGCGGCCGCCTTCGCCCTCGGTGCACTCGGCTTGCTCTCAGGCAACCGTGGCGTGTCGCCACGCCACCCCGACGTCGGAGTGATCATGGCGGATGACGCGACCGGCGCAGAGTTGGTGACGCTCGCCGACCGCGGCGCCGCCGCCGCCGTCTCCGACCTCGTCGACGCCCACCGCGACAGCACGGGGGCCGTGGCGTGGGACTGGCCCCTCATCCGTCGCCTGCTGAACGAACCCGACGACCCCGAAGAGCAATGGCGTCGGGAGTTCGAGGCGGCGAGCGCCGACCTCGTCGAGGAACTGCGCGCCGCCGGGTTCGATGTCACGGATCTCTCGGAGTGGTCTCGGCGGAGGCTGCCGTCCATGGCAGCGGTCCGTGCCGCAGTGCCGATCCTGGTTCGGGCCGTCGGCCGCACCGACCACCCTGGTGTTCTAGTCGCGATCGTGACGGCACTGACGGACCCACGTGTCCGCGCGACCTCGATCGCGACGGCGCCGATCATCGACCTCTTTCGACGGGTCACGGACCGTGGTGGCGCCGGGGACGACGGCCTCGCCGACCTCACCGCCCGGGCTCTGGCGATCCTCGCCCGCGACGAGCA
This DNA window, taken from Miltoncostaea oceani, encodes the following:
- a CDS encoding RNA polymerase sigma factor yields the protein MSQTPVADLVARARAGSKDAASELVRRHWRLAWSRGFAVTGRRALADDIAQDTMVRALARLGDLDEPAAFPGWVARIATRRSLDVLRSEQRLVDLGEVPDVPVEWVGRHGDAADLRRAIAELSEDRRVVVVLRFWLDLTPSEIAATLEVPVGTVNSRIARALVEIRAALGESSRA
- a CDS encoding RNA polymerase sigma factor, with translation MPTPREAELIREALSGSTDAIGELFSSHWTGAWRAAMGITGSRALADDVAQDAFERAIRALGRFDGRRPFAAWLHTIVVNRCHDVMRRERRITGIGDDIADPSADDPESDPLLRGQVRAALAELSLDRRTVIVLHYWLGHPAADIAAILGVPIGTVHSRMSRGLAELRQSLEVEDAERPR
- a CDS encoding RNA polymerase sigma factor produces the protein MTVHAPLDVPPAAATVEELAERAGGIAMSIAMATLRDPEKAADVAQDVVVDVLRGLPRLKDRRAFDAWVRRIAVRHLSRALRRRTVRRAREAELTEEVATTGADHEAVLLRLSVARALAKLPPRQQLAVILRYLHDLSDADVATALGCRTGTAASLLSRARSTLREDAELRRLMGPDWKDWT
- a CDS encoding HEAT repeat domain-containing protein — protein: MSGDDWFRTSRWDASERELFAARLARARPESRAQYIRLKAEALLEGSDDEVRAEGARLMRLVVSDHPDDRLEVTAAHTALGRYHEEIGHAAEAAAAYRAALREEGENITSGSDVLLAELILREAMAGHYAEAKTLLDLVLARDPIFRTEQFRYAVARARLADRCGRPDEAAAFALGALGLLSGNRGVSPRHPDVGVIMADDATGAELVTLADRGAAAAVSDLVDAHRDSTGAVAWDWPLIRRLLNEPDDPEEQWRREFEAASADLVEELRAAGFDVTDLSEWSRRRLPSMAAVRAAVPILVRAVGRTDHPGVLVAIVTALTDPRVRATSIATAPIIDLFRRVTDRGGAGDDGLADLTARALAILARDEHLEDVADLVRDPQRGRHRLWLFEAVGRMKRPEAVELCLEMLGDDEIRPWAVRPWAIRALGDLRSERARPALAEIASRPRPRTRNDKAEAERTVIDLARRAIEKLDAARARRDDAP